From the genome of Candidatus Ancaeobacter aquaticus, one region includes:
- a CDS encoding bifunctional nuclease family protein, producing the protein MNDLIEVQIKKVIPTPLEFALFLGNNEKTFIVAVSPDVGAAIMMFIDGTKKPRPLTHDLIGDIFLGLGITVQYVVITDLSNNIFYARLVLKEENELRKKIVEVDARPSDCIALALQQKAKIYVTHDVLHKVEHVEM; encoded by the coding sequence ATGAATGACCTAATAGAAGTACAAATAAAAAAAGTTATTCCGACACCACTTGAATTTGCATTGTTCTTGGGGAATAATGAAAAAACCTTTATTGTTGCTGTTAGCCCTGATGTCGGTGCTGCAATAATGATGTTTATTGACGGGACAAAAAAACCACGACCTCTTACACACGATCTGATCGGTGATATTTTTCTTGGATTAGGTATTACCGTGCAGTACGTAGTTATAACAGATTTAAGCAATAATATATTTTATGCACGACTCGTTTTGAAAGAGGAAAACGAGCTACGGAAAAAAATTGTTGAAGTTGATGCGCGGCCAAGTGATTGTATCGCACTTGCCCTGCAGCAAAAAGCAAAAATATATGTAACCCATGACGTATTACATAAAGTTGAACATGTAGAAATGTAG
- a CDS encoding DUF2252 family protein, producing the protein MNKRYYYFSTPNIMPIVCSVFLLCVSAGCVGSNVHKAENTASVSIDPIYEIKQSNSELIANAPDVAQIKFKKISRSLFSFYRGTSPLFYRYCRSHGVSDALVSGATEKIQLHGDYHIENCGAYKSEDGLVSFDLMDFDDTFKGPYILDIRRAAVSLRIVCEQKGWETKADEVVSHFVSSYSDTIGGIESQSISVDFSYKKGTSVALIREIIDGVENITRKSFFSKTGFTRINESGKRIFIKSKTLLEVPQYVHIEKAMSEYIRTLDKNARKESTFYAIKDVVLDRKSGIGSAGKMKYLILIEGVSMSPDDDVILEMKQEDSPEWAGEYGDSYTNNGKRVYNGQSEMQSLSYPCIGYTTIQNKNYFVSEFTPFYAELETKEINSYQDILSIAEVTATLIAKGHVRASQNRKTIMKDILKVSESGNLKKDIMNFSKKCFFFFESSYDKFKKRLKEYPLL; encoded by the coding sequence ATGAATAAGAGATATTATTATTTCTCAACCCCTAATATAATGCCAATAGTCTGCAGTGTGTTTCTCCTTTGTGTAAGTGCTGGTTGTGTTGGTAGTAATGTCCATAAAGCAGAGAATACAGCATCTGTTTCCATAGATCCCATTTATGAGATAAAACAAAGCAATAGTGAACTTATTGCAAATGCTCCTGATGTTGCGCAAATAAAATTTAAGAAAATATCCCGGTCACTATTTTCATTTTATCGCGGTACATCTCCGCTCTTTTATCGATATTGCCGGTCACATGGTGTTTCGGATGCATTAGTATCAGGCGCAACAGAAAAAATCCAGCTACACGGAGATTATCATATAGAAAATTGTGGAGCATACAAAAGTGAAGATGGGCTTGTTTCATTTGACCTCATGGATTTTGACGATACGTTCAAGGGACCCTATATACTCGATATACGTCGAGCGGCTGTATCTCTTAGAATTGTATGTGAGCAAAAAGGGTGGGAAACTAAAGCGGATGAAGTGGTCTCTCATTTTGTGAGCTCATATAGCGATACGATAGGTGGTATTGAAAGCCAGAGTATAAGCGTCGATTTTAGCTATAAGAAAGGGACATCTGTAGCGCTTATTAGAGAAATAATAGACGGTGTTGAAAATATAACGAGAAAATCCTTTTTTTCAAAGACCGGATTTACGCGCATTAATGAGTCAGGCAAGAGGATTTTTATTAAAAGCAAAACACTTCTTGAAGTGCCTCAATATGTGCATATTGAGAAGGCTATGTCTGAATATATTCGTACTCTTGATAAAAACGCAAGAAAAGAATCAACCTTCTATGCTATTAAGGATGTTGTGTTAGACAGGAAAAGCGGGATAGGGAGCGCCGGAAAGATGAAATATCTGATTCTTATCGAAGGGGTGTCAATGAGTCCGGATGATGATGTTATTCTTGAAATGAAACAAGAGGACAGCCCTGAGTGGGCGGGCGAATATGGTGACAGCTATACGAACAATGGTAAACGAGTTTATAATGGCCAGTCAGAAATGCAGTCATTATCTTATCCCTGTATCGGCTATACAACGATACAAAACAAAAATTATTTTGTTAGCGAATTTACGCCATTTTATGCTGAGCTCGAAACTAAAGAAATAAATTCATATCAAGATATCTTATCCATTGCAGAAGTAACAGCCACTCTTATTGCAAAGGGACATGTTCGGGCATCGCAAAATAGAAAAACTATAATGAAAGATATTCTTAAAGTATCGGAAAGCGGAAACCTCAAGAAAGATATCATGAATTTTTCAAAAAAGTGCTTTTTCTTTTTTGAATCGAGTTACGATAAGTTTAAAAAAAGATTAAAAGAGTATCCTCTTCTTTAA
- a CDS encoding MerR family transcriptional regulator, producing MKPMKAMKTDKSFYKIADLAREVDRSCRTVKEWEKKGLIPKASRDSRGWRVYTEKQLKKVVKLVKERNYFLTLL from the coding sequence ATGAAACCTATGAAAGCTATGAAAACAGATAAATCATTTTATAAGATAGCCGATCTGGCACGTGAAGTTGATCGTAGCTGTCGCACGGTAAAGGAATGGGAGAAAAAAGGCCTTATTCCAAAAGCTTCGAGAGACAGTCGAGGGTGGCGCGTGTATACTGAAAAACAGCTAAAAAAGGTTGTCAAGCTTGTGAAGGAACGTAATTATTTTCTTACATTACTCTGA
- a CDS encoding ATP-binding protein has product MGKRNYLNTVKEIAIDIFDGEEYGVIVFDKKGIVQFLNQSGAQLLKVKNNDVLQSHYSCLGYGFHKVVDQAIINDVLVKDSIIDFKTSAGVKKYLSCSMYDFPQLKEGGLYCLVVHDETHMIERDNVVEKMERFATIGSMAAHIAHDIKNPLVALKTFVELFPIKYNDAEFRETFSKIALKEIVRIEEMVSQLHDFSGSKDLMLEDIELYKVIEDTLNLFSIKLSTQQIRVKKIVDNTYTKVRADYGKIRRVLNNLILNAIDAMPHGGTLSVSSDVKIMYDESAKKDIEVIEVSIVDTGRGINSEEIHRVFEPFFTTKISGSGLGLAICKKIIEDHKGKINVFSSERGTVFVIQLLAIRSQNVSAGTAPLQEKENVLCRS; this is encoded by the coding sequence ATGGGAAAAAGAAATTATTTAAATACGGTTAAAGAGATTGCGATAGATATTTTTGATGGTGAAGAGTATGGCGTTATAGTATTCGATAAAAAGGGTATAGTGCAGTTTCTTAATCAAAGCGGCGCTCAGTTATTAAAGGTAAAAAATAACGATGTTTTGCAGTCGCATTATAGTTGTCTCGGATATGGTTTTCACAAAGTTGTTGATCAGGCAATCATTAACGATGTTTTAGTAAAAGACTCTATTATAGATTTCAAGACGTCTGCTGGCGTAAAAAAATATCTTAGTTGTTCCATGTATGATTTTCCTCAATTAAAAGAAGGTGGGCTCTATTGTTTAGTCGTGCATGACGAGACTCATATGATCGAACGAGATAACGTAGTGGAAAAAATGGAACGTTTTGCTACTATTGGTTCAATGGCAGCACATATTGCCCATGATATAAAGAATCCGCTCGTAGCACTCAAAACTTTTGTGGAACTCTTTCCAATAAAGTATAACGATGCTGAGTTTCGGGAGACATTTTCAAAGATTGCTCTTAAGGAGATAGTGCGAATTGAAGAAATGGTTTCGCAACTCCATGATTTTTCGGGTTCAAAAGACCTTATGCTTGAAGACATTGAATTATATAAGGTGATTGAAGATACGCTTAATTTATTTTCAATAAAATTATCTACTCAACAAATCAGAGTAAAAAAAATAGTTGATAATACATATACGAAGGTACGTGCCGATTATGGTAAAATCAGGAGAGTACTAAATAATCTTATCCTTAATGCGATTGATGCAATGCCTCATGGTGGAACACTCTCTGTTTCGAGTGATGTAAAGATAATGTATGATGAGAGTGCAAAAAAAGACATTGAAGTAATTGAAGTATCAATAGTTGACACCGGACGAGGAATTAATAGCGAAGAAATACACCGAGTGTTTGAACCATTCTTTACCACGAAAATAAGCGGGTCCGGACTGGGACTTGCGATATGTAAGAAGATCATTGAAGATCATAAAGGGAAAATTAATGTATTTAGTTCCGAACGAGGGACAGTATTCGTTATTCAATTACTTGCAATAAGAAGTCAGAATGTAAGTGCGGGAACGGCGCCTCTTCAGGAAAAAGAGAATGTGTTGTGTCGATCATAG
- a CDS encoding ATP-binding protein, with product MGSVLVIAKSSETKSFLDDILSRNHNMLYGDLWSEISDIAPMSDLAIVDFTDNNINAAHIINLIKENGIDIPIVALFDESEKQILSEFKGDFVDTFLFKSFNSDTIRTIINRELNAYTKKETIQNTRYNTAPQQSASRTSAQTATQSILLKLFSIFNRNIYDHDLFLDNFLVLFKELSRVSRAAVILKDEGKESYSIRSAFGFEEKILQYAKFSENDGILSHLSRELSILDKNTIHDYKAEKEFTILKAFYALPIYSKKGFLGAFVFNNKMLGGAHSEEELMSFYELSSALGEVIERMSDYKHYFMRSYFADKLIHVMNTGVVTFDGKGNLCDINNTASRIFNITQEENLETKKAQLPQDFLSLVSSMINGTKEHTIQNVELHDESSIIEVNARTIVDREGNKAGVACTFEDPSYEKEIEEEVRKSERYDFVNKMALRSSHELRNCLVSIKTFTQLLPEKYVDEQFRKDFFSVMTKEVERLNSLVDKLLFFAQPVSLNYSSVNINELIDKSLSQVKINDENSITINKNFAHQSSSIEVDREMMVKAFENIIQNAVQAMQKGGRLIISTKESRYENIPCFVIQFNDSGKGVTHKKLEDVFDPFFSTKSRGLGLGLTISNKIIEEHHGTIHFKSTQDAGSDVTVILPYEPNKKFIFENFSRLGKHAIN from the coding sequence ATGGGTTCAGTACTAGTCATAGCAAAAAGTAGCGAAACAAAGTCATTTCTCGATGATATTTTGTCGCGAAATCATAATATGCTCTACGGAGATTTGTGGAGTGAAATATCTGATATTGCCCCGATGAGCGATCTGGCAATAGTTGATTTCACCGATAATAATATCAATGCCGCGCATATTATAAACCTTATTAAAGAGAACGGCATTGATATACCTATTGTAGCGCTGTTTGACGAAAGCGAGAAGCAGATACTCAGTGAATTTAAGGGTGATTTTGTTGATACCTTTCTTTTTAAATCGTTTAATAGTGATACAATACGAACAATTATTAATCGCGAGCTGAATGCATATACAAAAAAAGAAACCATACAAAATACAAGATATAATACAGCACCTCAGCAAAGTGCTTCACGAACCTCAGCTCAAACAGCTACCCAGAGTATTCTCCTGAAATTATTTAGCATTTTTAACAGGAATATATATGATCACGATTTGTTTCTCGATAATTTTCTTGTTTTGTTCAAGGAATTGAGCCGTGTGAGTAGAGCTGCAGTAATTCTCAAGGATGAAGGTAAAGAGTCATACAGCATTAGAAGCGCTTTTGGTTTCGAAGAAAAAATCCTGCAATATGCAAAGTTTTCAGAAAATGATGGGATCCTTTCTCATCTTTCAAGAGAGCTGTCAATACTTGATAAGAATACGATACATGATTATAAAGCAGAAAAAGAGTTTACAATACTAAAAGCGTTTTATGCCCTTCCCATATACTCAAAAAAAGGTTTCTTGGGTGCATTTGTGTTTAATAATAAGATGCTCGGCGGTGCACACAGTGAAGAAGAGCTCATGTCTTTTTACGAGCTGTCGTCTGCACTTGGTGAAGTAATTGAAAGAATGAGTGATTATAAGCACTATTTTATGAGAAGTTATTTTGCTGATAAACTTATACATGTTATGAATACCGGTGTGGTGACATTTGATGGAAAAGGGAATCTGTGTGATATTAATAATACAGCTTCACGAATATTTAATATAACTCAGGAAGAAAATCTTGAAACGAAAAAAGCTCAATTGCCGCAGGATTTCCTGTCGTTGGTCAGTAGCATGATTAATGGCACTAAAGAGCATACTATACAAAATGTAGAATTACATGATGAGAGTTCAATAATTGAAGTGAATGCACGGACAATTGTTGACAGAGAAGGAAACAAAGCAGGGGTGGCGTGCACATTTGAGGATCCTTCATATGAAAAAGAAATTGAAGAAGAGGTAAGAAAATCAGAGCGGTATGACTTTGTGAACAAAATGGCACTTAGAAGCTCTCATGAATTGAGAAATTGCCTTGTATCAATAAAAACTTTTACGCAACTGTTGCCGGAAAAATATGTTGATGAACAGTTCAGGAAAGATTTCTTTTCTGTGATGACGAAAGAGGTTGAGCGTTTGAATTCTCTTGTTGATAAACTGCTTTTCTTTGCTCAACCGGTAAGCTTGAATTACTCTAGTGTTAATATTAATGAATTAATTGATAAAAGCTTGTCTCAAGTAAAAATTAATGATGAAAACTCAATAACCATCAATAAAAACTTTGCCCACCAGTCATCTTCCATCGAGGTTGATCGCGAGATGATGGTGAAAGCGTTTGAAAATATCATTCAAAATGCTGTGCAGGCAATGCAAAAAGGTGGCCGGCTTATTATTAGCACAAAGGAATCACGCTACGAAAATATACCCTGTTTTGTGATACAATTTAATGATAGCGGTAAAGGTGTAACACACAAAAAACTTGAAGATGTTTTTGATCCTTTCTTCAGCACAAAGAGCAGGGGGCTTGGATTAGGGCTTACTATATCAAATAAGATTATAGAGGAGCATCACGGGACAATACACTTTAAGAGCACTCAGGATGCAGGGAGCGATGTAACGGTAATATTGCCGTATGAACCAAATAAGAAATTTATTTTTGAGAATTTTAGTCGTTTAGGAAAGCATGCAATAAATTAA
- a CDS encoding sigma-54 dependent transcriptional regulator, whose product MAKRHILVVDDELGAQESFKMILKDDYLVTVADDGEMALDKLNKLNVHLVILDVIMPGMDGLEVLKQIRSVNMHIPVIMVTATKTIRTAVEAMRMGAFDYISKPFNVDEIRNVIKKAFQKDVVNTQGDSNCEQSKYVSAIVGNDKGINDVLRTVERVKDTDSNVLIIGESGTGKELVSRAVHYTGSRKDGPFIAVNSASITESLLESELFGHEKGSFTGAMATKKGTFELAHNGTLFLDEIIDTSLSLQAKLLRVLQEREFRRVGGTELIKVDVRFIAASNKDLMEAVREGKFREDLYYRVAVVPIEIPPLRERKSDIPKLIDHFFKQLSQKINSPVKMFSDEGVQCLMNYDWPGNVRELRNVIERVIVTVDSETIYPYHLSPQIRLHEVITEMEDSGRTEGFTLEGSVSTYERRIIEDALSRSNGVLSNAAEFLGTTRRILKYKVDKLGIDIRFKDNQDSLNDILPDKSSFQN is encoded by the coding sequence ATGGCAAAAAGGCATATTTTGGTCGTTGACGATGAGCTGGGCGCGCAAGAGTCATTCAAGATGATATTAAAAGATGATTATCTTGTAACAGTAGCTGATGATGGTGAGATGGCTCTTGATAAACTTAATAAGCTTAATGTACATTTAGTGATATTGGATGTCATTATGCCTGGTATGGATGGTCTAGAAGTATTAAAGCAAATCCGTTCGGTAAATATGCACATACCGGTTATTATGGTTACTGCAACGAAAACAATACGTACCGCTGTTGAAGCAATGCGCATGGGAGCGTTTGATTATATCAGTAAGCCATTTAATGTTGATGAGATTAGAAATGTGATCAAAAAAGCGTTTCAAAAAGATGTTGTTAATACTCAAGGTGATTCAAACTGTGAACAATCAAAATATGTTAGTGCAATAGTTGGTAATGATAAGGGAATCAATGATGTTTTGCGAACAGTTGAAAGAGTAAAAGATACTGATTCAAATGTCCTCATTATTGGAGAAAGCGGAACAGGGAAAGAACTTGTTTCTCGTGCTGTACATTATACTGGTAGCCGTAAAGACGGACCATTTATTGCCGTTAATTCTGCTTCTATTACAGAAAGTTTGCTTGAAAGCGAACTTTTTGGCCATGAAAAAGGGTCTTTTACAGGTGCAATGGCCACTAAGAAAGGTACATTTGAACTTGCTCATAACGGCACACTCTTTCTTGATGAAATTATTGATACATCACTTTCTTTACAGGCAAAATTATTGCGTGTATTACAAGAAAGGGAATTTAGGCGAGTTGGGGGTACAGAACTTATTAAGGTAGATGTGCGTTTTATTGCTGCAAGCAATAAGGATTTAATGGAGGCGGTGCGAGAAGGTAAATTCCGCGAGGATCTTTATTACAGGGTTGCTGTTGTTCCTATTGAGATTCCGCCATTAAGAGAACGCAAAAGTGATATACCTAAACTTATAGATCATTTCTTTAAGCAGTTATCACAAAAGATCAATTCACCGGTAAAGATGTTTTCTGATGAAGGAGTTCAATGTCTTATGAATTATGATTGGCCGGGAAATGTTAGAGAGCTACGAAATGTTATAGAAAGAGTAATTGTCACAGTTGATTCAGAGACAATATACCCTTATCATTTATCACCACAAATACGTTTGCACGAAGTAATTACGGAAATGGAAGATTCAGGAAGGACTGAAGGGTTTACACTCGAAGGATCTGTTTCGACCTATGAACGAAGAATTATTGAAGATGCATTGTCTCGTAGTAATGGTGTTCTTTCAAATGCTGCTGAATTCCTTGGAACAACCAGGAGAATATTGAAATATAAGGTGGATAAATTAGGTATCGATATTCGTTTTAAAGATAATCAGGACAGTCTAAACGACATCCTTCCGGATAAATCATCTTTTCAGAATTAA
- the trpS gene encoding tryptophan--tRNA ligase: protein MRVLSGIQPSGRLHIGNYFGAIKQHIELQKNNECYYFIADYHALTTIKDARLLKDNIANVALDYYALGLDSAKTVFFKQSDVPQVTELAWILSTLAPLGLLERCHSYKDKIAHGITPHLGVFSYPVLMASDILIYKPDLVPVGKDQKQHIEVTRDLATKFNCTYKKYFKLPNEHILPHYAIIPGIDGQKMSKSYKNTIDIFAEENQLKKRVMSIKTDSTPIAEPKDPSQCTVYNLYSLFATSEEKDDMAKRYREGGTGYKDFKEALLKKITTYFSPYYEKRRELSEDPRYIHALLEEGAEKARQVAIKTLQEIKKIIGIL, encoded by the coding sequence ATGAGAGTATTATCAGGCATCCAACCATCAGGCAGACTGCATATCGGCAACTACTTCGGTGCGATCAAACAGCATATTGAGCTGCAGAAAAATAATGAGTGTTACTACTTTATTGCTGATTATCACGCCTTAACGACAATTAAAGATGCCCGCCTGTTAAAGGATAATATAGCTAATGTCGCACTTGATTATTATGCTCTCGGATTAGATAGTGCAAAAACCGTATTTTTTAAGCAGTCTGATGTTCCCCAAGTAACAGAACTGGCGTGGATTTTATCTACTCTTGCACCACTAGGCCTCTTGGAACGATGTCATTCATATAAAGATAAAATCGCTCACGGAATAACACCTCACTTAGGTGTTTTCTCATATCCTGTACTTATGGCTTCAGACATACTCATATACAAACCTGATCTCGTTCCTGTCGGAAAAGACCAGAAACAACACATTGAAGTAACACGTGATCTTGCAACTAAATTTAATTGTACCTATAAAAAATATTTCAAGCTTCCAAATGAACATATATTGCCCCATTACGCAATCATTCCCGGTATCGACGGACAAAAAATGAGCAAATCATACAAAAACACTATTGATATCTTTGCTGAAGAAAATCAGCTCAAAAAACGTGTCATGAGCATCAAAACTGACTCAACGCCTATTGCAGAACCAAAAGATCCTTCACAGTGTACTGTCTACAATTTATACTCTCTTTTTGCTACATCTGAAGAAAAAGATGATATGGCAAAACGTTATCGTGAAGGTGGTACCGGTTACAAAGATTTTAAAGAAGCTCTTCTTAAAAAAATAACTACTTACTTCAGCCCCTATTACGAGAAAAGAAGAGAGCTTTCCGAGGATCCTCGTTACATTCATGCATTACTTGAAGAAGGAGCCGAAAAAGCACGTCAAGTTGCGATCAAAACACTTCAGGAAATAAAAAAGATTATCGGAATACTATAG
- a CDS encoding NCS2 family permease has product MKKLVTFFRLHENNTTISREIIAGATTFMTLSYIIFVQPAVLSSCGMDFGAVMMATCIGSALATFLMGFLANYPIALAPAMGHNFYFAFVVCGIMKIPWQIALAANFVSGILLLILTLFKFREKLINAIPQCLKDGIAVGIGLLITLVGLEWAGIVVAHKGTLIGLGDLNNNYVLLSLFGLLLISILHALKIKGAILWGILITAILGIITKTVLFQGVFSAPPSIAPTLFKFDFSGLFAWNMISVIFVLFFLDLFDTIGTLIGIGEQGGFIKNGKFPRAGRALMSDAIGTTAGTVLGTSTITCYIESAAGVSAGGRTGLANMVTGTLMLCAIFLYPLAKMFGGGIETSPGTYVYPVIAPALIFIGSMMIKSIRNINWDDTTESIPTFLTMIIMPFAFGITEGIAFGFISYALLKLVTGKGKEVHWIVYLFAFLFVLRYIYLTQ; this is encoded by the coding sequence ATGAAGAAATTGGTTACTTTTTTCCGTTTACATGAAAACAACACTACTATTTCCCGCGAAATAATAGCGGGAGCGACCACTTTCATGACGCTTTCCTATATCATTTTCGTGCAGCCTGCTGTACTTTCATCGTGCGGTATGGATTTTGGCGCTGTCATGATGGCAACCTGCATTGGAAGCGCCCTTGCGACTTTTCTCATGGGATTTTTGGCGAATTATCCTATCGCGCTTGCTCCTGCAATGGGACATAACTTTTATTTTGCATTTGTTGTATGCGGAATAATGAAAATACCCTGGCAAATTGCACTAGCAGCAAATTTTGTTTCTGGAATACTCCTTCTTATTCTCACTCTTTTCAAATTTCGCGAAAAGCTTATAAATGCTATTCCTCAATGCCTCAAAGATGGAATAGCAGTGGGAATAGGACTCCTCATTACCCTAGTAGGTTTAGAATGGGCAGGTATAGTTGTCGCCCATAAAGGGACACTTATCGGCCTCGGTGACCTCAACAACAACTATGTCCTTTTATCTTTATTCGGACTATTACTAATCTCGATCCTGCATGCATTAAAGATTAAAGGAGCAATACTCTGGGGAATTCTCATTACAGCTATTCTGGGTATCATTACAAAAACTGTTCTTTTTCAAGGGGTTTTCAGCGCTCCACCATCTATAGCCCCAACATTGTTTAAATTTGATTTTTCAGGTCTTTTTGCATGGAATATGATCTCTGTTATTTTTGTTCTTTTTTTCTTAGATTTATTCGATACAATAGGCACGTTAATCGGAATCGGTGAACAAGGAGGTTTTATTAAAAATGGCAAATTCCCTCGTGCTGGACGGGCGCTTATGTCTGATGCGATAGGAACAACAGCAGGGACGGTCTTGGGTACTTCGACCATTACCTGCTACATCGAAAGTGCAGCGGGTGTTTCAGCAGGCGGAAGAACAGGTCTCGCAAACATGGTTACCGGAACACTTATGCTTTGTGCTATCTTCCTCTACCCCCTTGCCAAGATGTTCGGCGGAGGAATAGAAACATCTCCGGGCACATACGTATATCCTGTCATAGCACCCGCTCTCATATTTATTGGCAGCATGATGATCAAAAGTATCCGAAATATAAATTGGGACGATACCACAGAATCTATCCCAACGTTCCTCACAATGATTATTATGCCATTTGCGTTTGGCATCACAGAGGGCATAGCATTCGGATTTATTTCATATGCGCTGCTAAAGCTCGTAACCGGAAAAGGAAAAGAAGTACACTGGATTGTGTATTTATTTGCATTTTTATTTGTATTGCGTTACATTTATTTAACACAATAA
- the mtnP gene encoding S-methyl-5'-thioadenosine phosphorylase, with product MESKIGIIGGSGLYNIDGLSKIKKVNVTTPFGKPSDTLVQGDIHGHTVYFLPRHGANHTILPSELNFKANIYAFKKLGVGTILSVSAVGSLKKKYKPRDIVLVDQFYDRTDGRNSTFFGNGIVAHISFSHPICPQLHSLVYKSCKKLKLKAHKSGTYINMEGPAFSTYAESMTYRKLGFDIIGMTNLQEAKLAREAEICYVSISMVTDYDCWHTEEEIVSVDAIIENLNKNAENAKRILLETIKSLPIKDTCVCKNALQHAIMTPMKFVPAATKKKLGPIIKKYLT from the coding sequence TTGGAATCAAAAATCGGAATTATTGGTGGCAGCGGTTTATACAATATTGATGGCTTATCTAAAATTAAAAAAGTAAACGTAACGACACCGTTTGGAAAGCCCTCAGACACACTCGTGCAAGGTGATATACACGGACACACGGTATATTTTCTTCCACGACACGGGGCGAACCACACAATTTTACCTTCAGAACTCAATTTTAAGGCAAACATCTATGCGTTTAAAAAATTGGGTGTTGGAACAATCTTATCGGTAAGCGCTGTCGGAAGCTTGAAAAAGAAATACAAACCACGTGATATTGTACTCGTTGACCAATTTTATGACAGAACAGATGGGAGAAACAGCACATTCTTTGGCAACGGTATTGTTGCTCACATATCATTCTCCCATCCAATATGTCCCCAATTACATTCTCTTGTATATAAATCATGCAAAAAACTTAAGTTAAAGGCACACAAATCAGGAACATATATAAATATGGAGGGGCCCGCATTCTCTACATATGCCGAGTCTATGACATATAGAAAACTTGGTTTTGATATTATTGGCATGACAAATTTACAGGAAGCAAAACTCGCACGTGAAGCTGAGATATGTTACGTTTCTATAAGTATGGTAACGGATTATGACTGCTGGCATACGGAGGAAGAGATCGTCTCCGTTGACGCAATAATAGAAAACCTAAACAAAAACGCAGAAAATGCAAAACGTATATTACTCGAAACCATCAAAAGCTTACCGATAAAAGACACCTGTGTATGCAAAAACGCCCTACAACACGCAATTATGACTCCAATGAAGTTTGTCCCTGCAGCAACGAAAAAAAAGTTAGGGCCAATAATTAAAAAATATCTAACATAA